DNA from Asanoa sp. WMMD1127:
AGGCCGGCGGCCTTGCCCTTGATGTCCCACAGCGCCGTGTCGACCGCCGCGATCGCGGTCATCGTCACCGGGCCGCGCCGCCAGTAGGCGCCCTTGTAGAGGTATTGCCACGTGTCCTCGATGCGGGAGGCGTCGCGGCCGATCAGCGTGGGCGCCACGTGGTCGCGCAGGTAGCTCGCCACCGCCAGCTCGCGCCCGTTGAGCGTGGCGTCGCCGACGCCGGTCAGGCCGTCGTCCGTCACGATCTTGAGGGTGACGAAGTTGCGACCGGGGCAGGTGACGATGACCCGCGCGTCGACGATCTTCACGGCTGCCTCCGAGGGTCAACCCGCGAGGGTACGCAGGTAGGCGAGGTTGTCCCGGGTGCGCTCCGCCAGCGGTAGCGCCGTCGAGAAGTCTTCCACGGTCACCCAGCCGGTGTAACCGACGGCCCGCAGCGCGGCGAAGTAGGCGCCGAGGTCGGCCTGGCCCTCCCGCAGCGGCGCCCAGTCGGCGGCCCACGCGGTCGACCCGTCCGGCCGTGTGCCCACCGGCCGCCAGGCCACGTTCTTCACGTGCACGTGCGCCAGATAGGGCCCGAGCAGCTCGAACGCCGAGCGGTGGTCCTCGTGCCCCTCGTGGATCAGGTTGCCGACGTCGTGGATGACCGCCACGCGGGCCGGGTCGAGGCCGTCCACCAGCCGCAACGCGGCCGACGCCGACGCGGCCACGGTGCCGTGGTGCAGCTCGACGAGGGCGGTCACGCCGTGCGCGGACGCCCGGCC
Protein-coding regions in this window:
- a CDS encoding TIM barrel protein produces the protein MRFSVFTASTPEWTPAEAARELAAQGWDGVEWRVTDQADAAAPGFWAGNRATWPLTGLESKLPEIAEVTRGAGLDFSAVGAYVPCGDHDDVERVLAATAALGAGRVRITMPKLGPAPYPELFAAARTDLEWAAGRASAHGVTALVELHHGTVAASASAALRLVDGLDPARVAVIHDVGNLIHEGHEDHRSAFELLGPYLAHVHVKNVAWRPVGTRPDGSTAWAADWAPLREGQADLGAYFAALRAVGYTGWVTVEDFSTALPLAERTRDNLAYLRTLAG